One genomic region from Streptomyces sp. Li-HN-5-11 encodes:
- a CDS encoding MFS transporter produces MQSDDPFDTGAGSILRQPKAVWATAGASVVAFMGIGLVDPILPSIAKGLNATASQVSLLFTSYFLITAVAMLVTGFVSSRIGGRRTLLLGLAFVVVFAGLAGTSDSVAQLVGYRAGWGLGNALFVSTALAVIVGAAAGGSAAAILLYESALGLGMACGPLLGALLGDASWRYPFFGTAFLMAVGFLCITAFLKEQPKPARKTSLLDPVRALGHGGLASAAISAFFYNYTFFTVLAFTPFVLNMTPYKSGAVFFAWGVLLAVFSVIVAPRLQERYGSLRVLGGSLVLLAADVVVLGYGAHTTAVVCTVLSGAFIGVNNTVYTELALGVSDAPRPVASAGYNFVRWFAAAAAPYLAPKIEEWSDIHVPFVVAGVTAAVGALVVAVRRTALTLPQALDSARAGGTPTAEEPEPRHAAEDSVTVFAN; encoded by the coding sequence ATGCAGTCGGACGACCCCTTCGATACGGGGGCGGGCAGCATCCTGCGGCAGCCGAAGGCGGTATGGGCGACGGCCGGCGCGTCCGTCGTCGCCTTCATGGGCATCGGGCTCGTCGACCCGATCCTCCCCTCGATCGCCAAGGGCCTGAACGCCACGGCCAGTCAGGTCTCGCTGCTCTTCACCTCGTACTTCCTGATCACGGCCGTCGCGATGCTGGTGACCGGCTTCGTCTCCAGCCGCATCGGCGGCCGCAGGACGCTGCTGCTCGGCCTCGCCTTCGTCGTGGTCTTCGCCGGACTCGCGGGCACCTCGGACTCGGTGGCCCAGCTCGTCGGCTACCGGGCCGGCTGGGGCCTGGGCAACGCCCTGTTCGTCTCCACCGCGCTCGCCGTGATCGTCGGCGCGGCGGCCGGGGGCAGCGCCGCCGCGATCCTGCTCTACGAGTCGGCGCTGGGCCTCGGCATGGCGTGCGGCCCGCTGCTGGGCGCCCTGCTCGGCGACGCCAGCTGGCGCTACCCCTTCTTCGGCACCGCGTTCCTGATGGCCGTCGGCTTCCTGTGCATCACGGCGTTCCTGAAGGAGCAGCCGAAGCCCGCCCGCAAGACCTCGCTGCTGGACCCGGTCAGGGCGCTCGGCCACGGCGGACTGGCCTCCGCGGCGATCTCGGCGTTCTTCTACAACTACACGTTCTTCACCGTGCTGGCCTTCACGCCCTTCGTGCTGAACATGACCCCGTACAAGTCGGGGGCGGTGTTCTTCGCCTGGGGCGTGCTGCTGGCCGTGTTCTCGGTGATCGTGGCGCCGCGCCTGCAGGAACGGTACGGCTCGCTGAGGGTGCTCGGCGGCTCGCTGGTGCTGCTCGCGGCCGACGTCGTCGTGCTGGGGTACGGCGCCCACACCACCGCCGTGGTCTGCACGGTCCTGTCCGGCGCGTTCATCGGCGTGAACAACACCGTCTACACCGAGCTGGCCCTCGGCGTGTCGGACGCGCCGCGCCCGGTGGCCAGCGCGGGCTACAACTTCGTCCGCTGGTTCGCGGCCGCCGCCGCGCCGTACCTCGCGCCGAAGATCGAGGAGTGGAGCGACATCCACGTCCCGTTCGTGGTGGCGGGCGTCACCGCGGCGGTGGGCGCGCTCGTGGTCGCCGTACGGCGCACCGCACTCACCCTCCCCCAAGCTCTCGACTCCGCTCGAGCAGGGGGGACCCCCACCGCGGAAGAGCCGGAGCCCCGGCACGCGGCCGAGGACAGCGTCACTGTCTTTGCCAACTGA
- a CDS encoding zf-HC2 domain-containing protein → MSGSRPKPAARQLAEQHLGDRLSALVDGELGHDARERVLAHLATCAKCRTEVDAQRRLKNVFAEAAPPPPSESFLARLQGLPGGGDADGGGAPPLGTGFAGGRSGVFGVKRGEQFEFGYVPARPHPSDLDADRGLRIHHVGRPDNERSASRGLRFAFVAAGAVSLAAVALGGVTTGASGDTAADARGGSGTGSNVTPARTAGGGAAAGPEAARRRQSAAPLSLQRQRSSGTAPVAPTTLSAPLLSGVPSPAAGQGQGQDMLGPLTTHLRAGAAVMSPLIRPLTATPPISLTALPTAPGFTVPGLLLAPSPSASSRTAQ, encoded by the coding sequence GTGAGTGGATCACGACCCAAGCCCGCCGCGAGGCAGCTCGCGGAACAGCATCTCGGAGACCGACTCTCCGCCCTGGTGGACGGAGAGCTCGGTCATGACGCGCGTGAGCGCGTCCTGGCGCACCTGGCCACCTGCGCGAAGTGCAGGACGGAGGTCGACGCGCAGCGCCGCTTGAAGAACGTCTTCGCGGAAGCGGCCCCGCCGCCGCCCTCCGAGAGCTTTCTGGCCCGGCTCCAGGGGCTTCCCGGCGGAGGTGACGCCGACGGCGGCGGTGCGCCGCCGCTCGGGACAGGATTCGCCGGCGGGCGGTCCGGGGTGTTCGGAGTCAAGCGCGGCGAGCAGTTCGAGTTCGGCTACGTCCCCGCGCGGCCGCACCCCTCCGACCTCGACGCGGACCGCGGTCTCCGCATCCACCACGTCGGCCGTCCCGACAACGAGCGGTCGGCCTCACGCGGACTGCGGTTCGCCTTCGTCGCCGCCGGGGCGGTCTCGCTGGCAGCGGTCGCCCTGGGCGGTGTGACCACCGGCGCCTCGGGCGACACCGCCGCGGACGCGCGCGGCGGCTCCGGTACGGGCAGCAATGTGACTCCCGCGCGCACGGCAGGCGGGGGCGCTGCGGCGGGGCCCGAGGCCGCGCGGCGCCGCCAGTCGGCCGCGCCGCTGTCGCTGCAGCGGCAGCGGTCGTCCGGCACCGCGCCGGTGGCGCCGACCACGCTGTCCGCGCCCCTGCTGTCCGGGGTGCCGTCTCCGGCCGCCGGGCAGGGGCAGGGGCAGGACATGCTGGGCCCGCTGACGACGCACCTGCGGGCCGGCGCCGCCGTGATGTCCCCGTTGATACGTCCGCTCACCGCGACGCCGCCGATCTCCCTGACCGCCTTGCCCACCGCCCCGGGGTTCACGGTGCCCGGCCTTCTCCTCGCGCCCTCTCCCTCGGCCTCCTCACGCACGGCTCAGTGA
- a CDS encoding DUF1003 domain-containing protein, which translates to MAPEREITRERLPAGASAATRPRARLDQPRPSRRRLLPEWDPEAFGRLSERIARFLGTGRFIVWMTIVIILWVLWNIAAPRHLRFDEYPFIFLTLALSLQASYAAPLILLAQNRQDDRDRVNLEQDRKQNERSIADTEYLTREIAALRMGLGEVATRDWIRSELQDLVKELEERSVDGHRRDGVFPAEHPRGRDMDDR; encoded by the coding sequence ATGGCACCTGAGCGCGAGATCACCCGCGAGCGGCTCCCGGCGGGGGCCAGCGCCGCCACCCGGCCGCGTGCCCGGCTGGACCAGCCGCGACCGTCGCGGCGCAGGCTGCTGCCGGAGTGGGACCCGGAGGCCTTCGGCAGGCTGTCCGAACGCATCGCCCGGTTCCTCGGCACCGGACGGTTCATCGTCTGGATGACCATCGTGATCATCCTGTGGGTGCTGTGGAACATCGCCGCGCCACGGCATCTGCGCTTCGACGAGTACCCGTTCATCTTCCTGACGCTGGCGCTGTCCCTGCAGGCCTCCTACGCCGCCCCGCTGATCCTGCTGGCGCAGAACCGGCAGGACGACCGGGACCGCGTCAACCTGGAACAGGACCGCAAGCAGAACGAGCGGTCGATCGCCGACACCGAGTACCTGACCCGGGAGATCGCCGCGCTGCGCATGGGTCTGGGCGAGGTGGCGACCCGCGACTGGATCCGCTCGGAGCTGCAGGACCTGGTCAAGGAGCTGGAGGAGCGCAGCGTCGACGGGCACCGCCGGGACGGGGTATTCCCGGCGGAACACCCGCGCGGACGTGACATGGACGACCGCTGA
- a CDS encoding sec-independent translocase, with amino-acid sequence MFNDIGPLELVTLVVLAVLVFGPDKLPKVIQDVTRTIRKIREFSESAKQDIRNELGPEFKDFEFEDLNPKTFLRKQLDNDDLGLKEIRNGFDLKKEMAEVTDAVHSHESDASSSASQASSSASNPSAGRVDMTKKPQGSDGDERPPFDADAT; translated from the coding sequence GTGTTCAATGACATAGGACCGCTCGAGCTGGTGACGCTCGTCGTCCTTGCCGTGCTCGTGTTCGGTCCGGACAAGCTCCCGAAGGTCATCCAGGACGTGACGCGGACGATCCGGAAGATCCGTGAGTTCTCGGAGAGCGCCAAGCAGGACATCCGCAACGAACTGGGCCCGGAGTTCAAGGACTTCGAGTTCGAGGACCTCAACCCCAAGACGTTCCTCCGCAAGCAGCTGGACAACGACGACCTGGGGCTGAAGGAGATCCGCAACGGCTTCGACCTGAAGAAGGAGATGGCCGAGGTGACGGACGCGGTGCACAGCCACGAGTCCGACGCCTCCTCCTCGGCATCCCAGGCCTCCTCGTCGGCCTCGAACCCTTCCGCCGGCCGGGTCGACATGACGAAGAAGCCCCAGGGCTCCGACGGCGACGAACGCCCGCCCTTCGACGCCGACGCGACGTGA
- a CDS encoding magnesium transporter MgtE N-terminal domain-containing protein: MAAGAPRIFVSHLSGVAVFDPTGDQVGRVRDLVVMLRVGRRPPRLLGLVVELSTRRRIFLPMTRVTSIESGQVITTGVLNVRRFEQRPTERLVFGELFDRRVTLVETGEEVTVLDVSVQQLPARRDWEIDRAFVRKGRKSGAPFRRNRGETLTVEWSAVTGFSLEEHGQGAENLLATFEQLRPADLANVLHHLSPKRRAEVAAALDDDRLADVLEELPEDDQIEILGKLQGERAADVLEAMDPDDAADLLAELPEEEQERLLSLMQPADAADMRRLMSYEEHTAGGLMTTEPIVLRPDATVADALARVRNRDLSPALAAQVYVCRPPDETPTGKYLGTVHFQRLLRDPPYTLVSSILDDDLQPLTPDATLPVIAGFFATYDMVAAPVVDDGGALLGAVTVDDVLDHMLPEDWRETEFHLEDEAGEAADEGAATHGT, translated from the coding sequence ATGGCAGCGGGCGCCCCCCGGATCTTCGTCTCGCACCTCTCCGGCGTCGCCGTCTTCGATCCGACGGGCGACCAGGTGGGTCGCGTACGCGATCTGGTCGTCATGCTGCGGGTCGGGCGCCGGCCGCCCCGCCTGCTCGGGCTGGTCGTCGAACTCTCCACCCGGCGCCGCATCTTCCTGCCCATGACCCGGGTCACGAGCATCGAGTCGGGTCAGGTCATCACCACGGGCGTGCTCAACGTCCGGCGCTTCGAGCAGCGGCCCACCGAGCGGCTCGTCTTCGGCGAGCTGTTCGACCGGCGGGTGACGCTCGTGGAGACGGGCGAGGAGGTGACCGTCCTGGACGTGTCGGTGCAGCAGCTGCCCGCCCGCCGGGACTGGGAGATCGACCGCGCCTTCGTGCGCAAGGGAAGGAAGAGCGGCGCCCCCTTCCGCCGCAACCGGGGCGAGACCCTGACGGTGGAGTGGTCCGCGGTCACCGGCTTCTCGCTGGAGGAGCACGGACAGGGCGCGGAGAACCTCCTCGCCACCTTCGAGCAGCTGCGCCCCGCCGACCTGGCCAACGTGCTGCACCACCTCTCCCCCAAGCGGCGTGCCGAGGTGGCCGCCGCCCTGGACGACGACCGCCTCGCCGACGTTCTCGAGGAGCTCCCCGAGGACGACCAGATCGAGATCCTGGGCAAGCTCCAGGGCGAGCGCGCCGCCGACGTGCTGGAGGCGATGGACCCCGACGACGCGGCCGACCTGCTCGCCGAGCTGCCCGAGGAGGAGCAGGAGCGGCTGCTGAGCCTGATGCAGCCCGCCGACGCCGCCGACATGCGGCGGCTGATGTCGTACGAGGAGCACACGGCGGGCGGTCTGATGACGACGGAGCCGATCGTGCTGCGCCCGGACGCGACCGTCGCCGACGCGCTGGCCCGGGTCCGCAACCGCGACCTGTCACCGGCGCTCGCCGCGCAGGTCTACGTCTGCCGCCCGCCCGACGAGACCCCCACCGGCAAGTACCTGGGCACGGTCCACTTCCAGCGCCTGCTGCGCGACCCGCCCTACACCCTGGTCAGTTCGATCCTGGACGACGACCTGCAACCGCTCACCCCGGACGCCACACTGCCGGTCATCGCCGGGTTCTTCGCCACCTACGACATGGTGGCGGCGCCCGTCGTCGACGACGGGGGTGCGCTGCTGGGCGCGGTGACCGTGGACGACGTCCTGGACCACATGCTGCCGGAGGACTGGCGGGAGACGGAGTTCCACCTCGAGGACGAGGCGGGCGAGGCAGCGGACGAGGGGGCGGCCACCCATGGCACCTGA
- a CDS encoding Mrp/NBP35 family ATP-binding protein produces the protein MATEDAVREALATVDDPEIHRPITELGMVKSVEIGADGAVAVTVYLTVSGCPMRETITQRVTQAVSRVEGVTRVDVSLDVMSDEQRRELATALRGGQAEREVPFAKPGSLTRVYAVASGKGGVGKSSVTVNLAAAMAADGLKVGVVDADIYGHSVPRMLGADGRPTQVENMIMPPSANGVKVISIGMFTPGNAPVVWRGPMLHRALQQFLADVYWGDLDVLLLDLPPGTGDIAISVAQLVPNAEILVVTTPQQAAAEVAERAGSIAVQTHQKIVGVVENMSGLPCPHCGEMVDVFGTGGGQLVADGLTRTTGASVPVLGSIPIDVRLREGGDEGKPVVLTDPDSPAGSALRAIAGKLGGRQRGLAGMSLGITPRNKF, from the coding sequence ATGGCTACGGAAGACGCGGTGCGCGAAGCACTGGCGACGGTTGACGACCCCGAGATCCACCGGCCCATCACCGAGCTGGGGATGGTCAAATCGGTGGAGATCGGTGCGGACGGCGCGGTCGCCGTCACCGTGTACCTGACGGTCTCCGGCTGCCCGATGCGCGAGACGATCACGCAGCGGGTGACCCAGGCGGTCTCCCGCGTCGAGGGCGTCACCCGCGTCGACGTCTCGCTCGACGTGATGAGCGACGAACAGCGCCGTGAGCTGGCGACCGCGCTGCGCGGCGGCCAGGCCGAGCGCGAGGTCCCCTTCGCCAAGCCGGGCAGCCTCACCCGGGTCTACGCCGTCGCCTCCGGCAAGGGCGGCGTCGGCAAGTCCTCGGTGACCGTGAACCTGGCGGCGGCGATGGCTGCCGACGGCCTGAAGGTGGGCGTGGTCGACGCCGACATCTACGGGCACAGCGTGCCGCGCATGCTGGGCGCCGACGGCCGTCCCACCCAGGTGGAGAACATGATCATGCCGCCGTCGGCGAACGGCGTGAAGGTCATCTCCATCGGCATGTTCACCCCGGGCAACGCCCCGGTGGTGTGGCGCGGCCCGATGCTCCACCGCGCGCTCCAGCAGTTCCTGGCGGACGTGTACTGGGGCGACCTGGACGTGCTGCTCCTCGACCTGCCGCCCGGCACCGGCGACATCGCGATCTCCGTGGCCCAGCTGGTGCCGAACGCGGAGATCCTGGTCGTGACGACCCCTCAGCAGGCGGCCGCGGAGGTGGCCGAGCGGGCGGGCTCCATCGCCGTGCAGACCCACCAGAAGATCGTCGGCGTGGTCGAGAACATGTCCGGGCTGCCCTGCCCGCACTGCGGCGAGATGGTCGACGTCTTCGGCACGGGCGGCGGCCAGCTCGTCGCGGACGGCCTGACCCGCACCACGGGTGCGTCGGTCCCGGTCCTCGGCTCCATCCCGATCGACGTCCGCCTCCGCGAGGGCGGCGACGAGGGCAAGCCGGTCGTCCTGACCGACCCCGACTCCCCCGCGGGCTCCGCCCTGCGCGCCATCGCGGGCAAGCTCGGGGGTCGGCAGCGGGGTCTCGCGGGCATGTCACTGGGGATCACGCCGAGGAACAAGTTCTAG
- a CDS encoding trypsin-like peptidase domain-containing protein: protein MTGPDAAAGAAVFPEADPGAASADDAAAGTAVAGGPAAPVRPAGSDGDYELERPAGELGSEDASAGEGAEPERPRAGADTGKGEGDFELARPAEAVPPAEARSPEEAVPPGASGEAVPAVERPRPLHDPDPYDTPPYGEPGPWAPAPPVQHPALTPPPGTEPPTHGTAPHGAPAPQPPQAPTQPGVPVPGGALPGPPAPGSAIPAPVPGAGAPISPAAHGVPAGQLAPAGAPSPGAALPEPPAAGDVPPGAADTAVTSVPGAAPAPVPGAGALIPPAAHGVAAEQSPQAPTPPGAPGNGGALPGPPAPGDVPPGAAAPAAAGLHDSPAPLVSYADVADQAGAAAPGAESYPGDVPADLWRRYDPWAAPLQHSGDGAVSAESRRRRIRRGLVVGAVVLALASGGVGGLVGAYIEGDGGVGAVQLPQAAKEPPGRAPDSVAGIAARALPSVVTLHVSGSDEEGTGTGFVLDRLGHILTNNHVVELAANGGGDISVTFSGGQTAAARIVGRDSGYDLAVVQVKGVSGLTPMPLGNSDNVQVGDPVVAIGAPFDLANTVTSGIISAKERPITAGGEKGDGSDVSYVDALQTDAPINPGNSGGPLLDSQGRVVGINSAIRSADTGSDVQTGQAGSIGLGFAIPINQAKRVAEELINDGKASHPVIGVTLDMNYSGDGAKVGTKGRNGGSPVTPGGPGAKAGIKAGDVITAVDGELVHSGDELIVRTRAHRPGDRLELTIERGGKERKVSLVLGSSNSN from the coding sequence GTGACCGGCCCGGACGCGGCCGCCGGTGCGGCGGTGTTCCCTGAGGCGGATCCCGGCGCCGCCAGTGCGGATGACGCGGCTGCCGGTACCGCTGTGGCCGGCGGCCCGGCCGCTCCCGTCCGGCCTGCCGGTTCCGACGGCGACTACGAGCTGGAGCGGCCCGCGGGAGAGCTCGGCAGCGAGGACGCGTCCGCCGGAGAGGGCGCCGAGCCGGAGCGGCCCCGCGCCGGTGCGGACACCGGCAAGGGCGAGGGCGACTTCGAACTCGCCCGGCCCGCCGAGGCTGTCCCCCCTGCGGAGGCCCGCTCCCCGGAGGAAGCCGTTCCGCCCGGCGCGTCCGGCGAGGCCGTGCCCGCCGTCGAGCGTCCCAGGCCCCTGCACGACCCCGACCCCTACGACACCCCGCCCTACGGCGAACCGGGCCCCTGGGCACCCGCCCCACCGGTCCAGCACCCCGCACTCACGCCCCCACCCGGAACGGAGCCCCCCACCCACGGCACGGCACCCCACGGCGCTCCTGCCCCCCAGCCGCCGCAGGCGCCGACGCAGCCGGGCGTACCGGTTCCAGGCGGCGCGCTGCCGGGCCCGCCGGCACCTGGGTCTGCGATACCGGCACCCGTGCCGGGCGCTGGGGCGCCCATATCTCCGGCCGCCCACGGCGTGCCTGCCGGGCAACTGGCGCCGGCCGGCGCGCCCTCTCCGGGTGCGGCGCTGCCCGAGCCGCCGGCTGCGGGAGACGTGCCCCCGGGTGCGGCCGATACCGCGGTCACGTCCGTGCCGGGAGCGGCACCGGCACCCGTGCCGGGCGCTGGGGCGCTCATACCTCCGGCCGCGCACGGCGTGGCTGCCGAGCAGTCGCCGCAGGCGCCGACGCCGCCGGGCGCGCCGGGCAACGGCGGCGCACTGCCCGGCCCGCCGGCTCCGGGAGACGTGCCGCCGGGTGCGGCCGCCCCGGCGGCTGCCGGCCTCCATGACTCGCCCGCCCCCCTGGTCTCCTACGCCGACGTGGCCGACCAGGCCGGAGCTGCGGCTCCTGGCGCCGAGTCGTACCCGGGGGACGTGCCCGCCGACCTCTGGCGTCGTTACGACCCGTGGGCCGCGCCTCTGCAGCACAGCGGCGATGGTGCGGTATCGGCGGAGTCGCGGCGCCGGCGGATCAGGCGGGGGCTGGTCGTGGGGGCCGTGGTGCTCGCGCTCGCGTCCGGCGGGGTCGGCGGCCTCGTAGGGGCGTACATCGAAGGCGACGGCGGTGTGGGTGCCGTACAGCTGCCGCAGGCCGCGAAGGAGCCACCCGGGCGCGCTCCGGACAGCGTCGCCGGGATCGCCGCCCGTGCGCTGCCCAGCGTCGTCACCCTGCACGTGTCCGGCTCCGACGAGGAGGGCACCGGTACCGGCTTCGTGCTCGACCGCCTCGGCCACATCCTCACCAACAACCACGTCGTCGAGCTGGCCGCCAACGGCGGCGGCGACATATCGGTGACCTTCAGCGGCGGCCAGACCGCCGCCGCCCGGATCGTCGGCCGCGACAGCGGCTACGACCTCGCCGTCGTGCAGGTCAAGGGCGTGAGCGGCCTGACCCCCATGCCCCTCGGCAACTCCGACAACGTTCAGGTGGGCGACCCGGTCGTCGCCATCGGCGCCCCCTTCGACCTGGCCAACACCGTCACCTCCGGCATCATCAGCGCCAAGGAACGGCCCATCACGGCCGGCGGGGAGAAGGGCGACGGGAGCGACGTGTCGTACGTGGACGCCCTGCAGACCGACGCCCCCATCAACCCGGGCAACTCCGGCGGCCCGCTCCTCGACTCCCAGGGCCGTGTCGTCGGCATCAACTCCGCCATCCGCTCCGCCGACACCGGCTCCGACGTCCAGACCGGCCAGGCCGGATCCATCGGCCTCGGCTTCGCCATCCCGATCAACCAGGCCAAGCGCGTCGCCGAGGAGCTGATCAACGACGGCAAGGCCAGCCATCCGGTGATCGGCGTGACCCTCGACATGAACTACTCCGGCGACGGCGCCAAGGTCGGCACCAAGGGGCGCAACGGCGGGTCCCCGGTCACGCCGGGCGGCCCCGGCGCCAAGGCGGGCATCAAGGCCGGTGACGTCATCACCGCGGTGGACGGCGAGCTCGTCCACTCGGGCGACGAACTCATCGTCAGGACGCGCGCCCACCGCCCCGGCGACCGGCTGGAGCTGACCATCGAACGCGGCGGAAAGGAGCGGAAGGTCTCCCTGGTGCTCGGGTCCTCGAACAGCAACTGA
- a CDS encoding magnesium and cobalt transport protein CorA, with translation MSMIRDLRAVVRPSRPVQRGDNGTYDTTRDPGTPSAVVDCAVYRDGIRLTTPAPLTPQEAMRLVRRDGGFVWIGLHEPTEAEFAGIAGEFGLHPLAVEDAVQAHQRPKLERYDDSLFTVFKTIHYVDHDQLTATSEVVETGEVMCFTGRDFFITVRHGGQGSLRALRHRLQDDPELLAKGPSAVLHAIADHVVDGYVAVADALQDDVDEVETEVFTPGRGGTARGTDAGRIYQLKREVMEFKRAVSPLLRPMQLLSERPMRLIDPDIQKYFRDVADHLARVQEQVIGFDELLNSILQANLAQASVAQNEDMRKITAWAAIIAVPTMVTGVYGMNFDNMPELHWRYGYPAVLTFTIVICLGIHRALKRNGWL, from the coding sequence ATGTCGATGATCCGTGACCTGCGTGCCGTGGTCCGCCCGTCCCGCCCCGTGCAGCGGGGGGACAACGGCACCTACGACACCACGCGCGACCCGGGCACGCCCTCCGCCGTCGTCGACTGCGCCGTCTACCGCGACGGCATCCGGCTGACGACGCCGGCGCCGCTCACCCCGCAGGAGGCCATGCGCCTGGTGCGGCGCGACGGAGGCTTCGTGTGGATCGGCCTGCACGAGCCGACCGAGGCAGAGTTCGCAGGTATCGCCGGGGAGTTCGGGCTGCACCCGCTGGCCGTCGAGGACGCCGTCCAGGCCCACCAGCGGCCCAAGCTGGAGCGCTACGACGACTCGCTCTTCACCGTCTTCAAGACCATCCACTACGTCGACCACGACCAGCTCACCGCCACCAGCGAGGTCGTGGAGACCGGCGAGGTCATGTGCTTCACCGGCCGGGACTTCTTCATCACCGTCCGGCACGGCGGCCAGGGCTCGCTGCGCGCGCTGCGGCACCGGCTGCAGGACGACCCGGAGCTGCTGGCCAAGGGCCCCTCGGCCGTGCTGCACGCCATCGCCGACCACGTCGTCGACGGCTACGTCGCGGTCGCCGACGCGCTGCAGGACGACGTCGACGAGGTGGAGACGGAGGTCTTCACGCCGGGCCGGGGCGGCACCGCGCGGGGCACCGACGCCGGACGGATCTACCAACTCAAGCGCGAGGTCATGGAGTTCAAGCGCGCCGTGTCGCCGCTGCTGCGGCCCATGCAGCTGCTGAGCGAGCGGCCGATGCGGCTGATCGACCCGGACATCCAGAAGTACTTCCGGGACGTGGCCGACCACCTCGCCCGCGTCCAGGAACAGGTCATCGGCTTCGACGAGCTGCTGAACTCCATCCTCCAGGCCAACCTCGCGCAGGCGTCCGTCGCGCAGAACGAGGACATGCGGAAGATCACCGCCTGGGCCGCGATCATCGCCGTACCGACGATGGTGACCGGTGTGTACGGAATGAACTTCGACAACATGCCGGAACTCCACTGGCGGTACGGCTACCCGGCGGTGCTGACCTTCACGATCGTCATCTGTCTCGGCATCCACCGCGCCCTGAAGCGGAACGGCTGGCTGTGA
- a CDS encoding suppressor of fused domain protein, with the protein MADVLPLVEARLRSALGEPDARAAVTFLGTDRIEVLRFRDEDQEGALIRYATLGMSAHPMTDPTAMLADPVKGPRAELVLTVRAGRADTGEVLRPLAVLAASPQVEGVVVAPGGSLDVGAPLWPGAPFTSVLVAEPGGLVEDLELDEPLDPVRFLPLLPMTPNEAAWKRVHGAQALQERWLTHGTDLRDPSRRSVALD; encoded by the coding sequence ATGGCAGATGTCCTTCCTCTGGTCGAGGCCCGGCTGCGCTCCGCGCTGGGCGAGCCGGACGCGCGCGCCGCGGTCACCTTCCTCGGCACCGACCGCATCGAGGTGCTGCGCTTCCGGGACGAGGACCAGGAAGGCGCCCTGATCCGGTACGCCACGCTCGGCATGTCCGCCCACCCCATGACCGACCCCACCGCGATGCTCGCCGACCCGGTCAAGGGGCCGCGCGCCGAGCTCGTCCTCACCGTCCGGGCCGGCCGTGCCGACACCGGCGAGGTGCTCCGCCCGCTCGCCGTGCTCGCCGCGTCCCCGCAGGTCGAGGGGGTGGTCGTGGCCCCGGGCGGCTCCCTCGACGTGGGCGCACCGCTGTGGCCCGGGGCCCCCTTCACCTCGGTCCTGGTGGCCGAGCCGGGCGGCCTGGTGGAGGACCTGGAGCTCGACGAACCCCTGGACCCCGTGCGGTTCCTGCCGCTGCTGCCGATGACCCCGAACGAGGCCGCCTGGAAGCGCGTGCACGGCGCGCAGGCCCTTCAGGAGCGCTGGCTGACACACGGAACGGACCTGCGGGATCCGTCCCGCAGGTCCGTCGCGCTGGACTGA
- a CDS encoding DUF6758 family protein gives MRGEPSCPKCGGRVRAPGLFSDSWQCDVHGTVYPLQPVVPPSVEALGVVVHRTQVPVWMPWPLPVGWLFTGVANAGDDRSGGRATAVACSGPGPLGGMGELILVAEELGVGLGARYAGIDGPDPGPYLNVEKPPDAKVLAGGRPTPLWHVSGTPADRAVFAGEARGLWLWAVVWPEQSGLLMYDELVLADLRDAGAEVELVPCGALSPRLLQP, from the coding sequence ATGAGGGGCGAACCCAGTTGCCCGAAGTGTGGTGGCCGGGTCAGGGCTCCCGGCCTCTTCAGTGACTCCTGGCAGTGCGACGTGCACGGGACGGTCTATCCGCTGCAGCCCGTGGTCCCGCCCAGTGTCGAGGCCCTCGGTGTCGTCGTGCACCGCACGCAGGTGCCGGTGTGGATGCCGTGGCCGCTGCCGGTCGGCTGGCTGTTCACGGGCGTGGCCAACGCCGGCGACGACCGCAGCGGCGGCCGCGCCACCGCCGTGGCCTGCTCCGGACCCGGGCCGCTCGGCGGCATGGGCGAGCTGATCCTGGTCGCAGAGGAACTCGGCGTCGGTCTCGGTGCGCGCTACGCGGGCATCGACGGCCCGGACCCCGGCCCCTACCTGAACGTCGAGAAGCCGCCGGACGCAAAGGTGCTGGCCGGCGGCCGCCCGACCCCGCTGTGGCACGTCTCCGGCACTCCGGCCGACCGTGCCGTCTTCGCGGGCGAGGCGCGCGGGCTGTGGCTGTGGGCGGTGGTCTGGCCCGAGCAGTCCGGGCTGCTGATGTACGACGAACTGGTGCTGGCCGACCTGCGGGACGCGGGCGCCGAGGTCGAGCTGGTGCCGTGCGGGGCGCTGTCACCGCGGCTGTTGCAGCCCTGA